A window of the Corynebacterium minutissimum genome harbors these coding sequences:
- a CDS encoding ankyrin repeat domain-containing protein, whose product MDEIQDFATKLFDFARSGDATLLDYIAQGVNVDMVNQDGQSFIMLAAYHGHAELVRQLVAAGADVNLLNDRGQSPLAGAIFKKEDAVIDVLLDAHADPTAGQPNAIDSARMFGREDLLERLS is encoded by the coding sequence ATGGATGAGATCCAGGACTTTGCAACCAAGCTTTTTGATTTCGCTCGCAGCGGCGACGCCACCTTGCTCGACTACATCGCGCAAGGCGTCAACGTCGACATGGTGAACCAAGACGGCCAGTCCTTCATCATGCTTGCTGCCTACCACGGGCATGCCGAGCTGGTGCGCCAACTTGTCGCCGCCGGCGCTGACGTCAACCTCCTCAACGATCGCGGCCAGTCCCCGCTGGCCGGGGCCATCTTCAAAAAGGAAGACGCGGTTATTGACGTCCTCCTTGACGCCCACGCCGATCCCACCGCCGGCCAGCCCAATGCCATCGACTCGGCTCGCATGTTCGGCCGCGAGGATCTTCTCGAGCGCCTGTCATGA